In one window of Micromonospora cathayae DNA:
- a CDS encoding ubiquinol-cytochrome c reductase iron-sulfur subunit has product MSTHTENPAREPLDFDDPELTRFDIVREGLRRDDIEIVHYEPQFVPGSKAERRTTRLVASFFLLTGLAATAFLVVYIWWPWEYKPGSSGYNYYTPLLGLTLGVALLGIGFGILTWGKKLLPKEVAIQDRHEGEVDAEGRRITGQTMLYVADELGVKRRPLLGISLLAGLAPVGAVAAAPLVGGLLKQPHENNQMFTTGFKPGENGEKIRLVREDGRPVRPADVSAGGQITVFPGIENGVSNKHADSVTLLIHLRESDAVAAREANDRVGHGDYMWGNYAAYSKICTHAGCPASLYEQQTNRLLCPCHQSQFLITDNARPIFGPASRRLPQLPIEVDAEGFFVAKSDYTETVGPDFWERP; this is encoded by the coding sequence ATGAGCACGCACACCGAGAACCCGGCCCGGGAGCCCCTCGACTTCGACGACCCCGAGCTGACCCGGTTCGACATCGTCCGCGAGGGTCTGCGCCGGGACGACATCGAGATCGTCCACTACGAGCCGCAGTTCGTCCCCGGCAGCAAGGCCGAGCGGCGGACCACCCGGCTGGTGGCCTCGTTCTTCCTGCTGACCGGCCTCGCCGCGACCGCCTTCCTGGTCGTCTACATCTGGTGGCCCTGGGAGTACAAGCCGGGCAGCAGCGGCTACAACTACTACACTCCGCTGCTCGGCCTGACGCTCGGCGTGGCCCTGCTCGGCATCGGTTTCGGCATCCTCACCTGGGGCAAGAAGTTGCTGCCCAAGGAGGTCGCCATCCAGGACCGGCACGAGGGCGAGGTGGACGCCGAGGGCCGCCGGATCACCGGCCAGACCATGCTGTACGTCGCCGACGAGCTGGGCGTGAAGCGTCGTCCGCTGCTCGGCATCTCGCTGCTGGCCGGGCTGGCCCCGGTCGGCGCGGTGGCCGCCGCGCCGCTGGTCGGTGGTCTGCTCAAGCAGCCGCACGAGAACAACCAGATGTTCACCACCGGCTTCAAGCCGGGCGAGAACGGCGAGAAGATCCGGCTGGTCCGCGAGGACGGTCGTCCGGTCCGCCCGGCCGACGTCAGCGCCGGTGGTCAGATCACCGTCTTCCCCGGTATCGAGAACGGCGTCAGCAACAAGCACGCCGACTCGGTGACGCTGCTGATCCACCTGCGGGAGTCCGACGCGGTGGCGGCCCGCGAGGCCAACGACCGGGTCGGGCACGGCGACTACATGTGGGGCAACTACGCCGCCTACTCGAAGATCTGCACCCACGCGGGTTGCCCGGCCAGCCTGTACGAGCAGCAGACCAACCGGCTGCTCTGCCCCTGCCACCAGTCGCAGTTCCTGATCACCGACAACGCCCGGCCCATCTTCGGTCCGGCCAGCCGGCGTCTGCCGCAGCTGCCGATCGAGGTGGACGCCGAGGGCTTCTTCGTGGCAAAGTCCGACTACACCGAGACCGTCGGGCCCGACTTCTGGGAGCGGCCATGA
- a CDS encoding cytochrome c: MTSDNDRRRGLLARLRRQRSVVPSRGRRRLGAAVRLIAALMLAGGAYAVFAPGAQAQDNPPLTGAAAEGKALFDVSCVSCHGRNAQGVEGRGPSLIGVGAASVEFQVSSGRMPMARQEAQAERKTPVFTDEQTRQLAQYIQELGGGPQVPEGDLRADANVSTGGELFRINCSQCHAFGGGGGALSSGKYAPSLAPASDRQIYAAMLSGPQNMPVFGDNQITPEQKADIIAYIQETLKTDQDPGGFNLGRYGPSTEGLAIFLVGIVALVFAALWIAGKS; the protein is encoded by the coding sequence ATGACTTCTGACAACGACCGCCGACGCGGCCTGCTCGCGCGGCTGCGCCGCCAGCGGTCCGTGGTGCCCAGCAGGGGCCGCCGCCGGCTGGGTGCCGCGGTCCGGCTGATCGCCGCGCTCATGCTGGCCGGCGGTGCCTACGCCGTCTTCGCCCCGGGCGCGCAGGCGCAGGACAACCCGCCGCTCACCGGAGCCGCCGCCGAGGGCAAGGCGCTGTTCGACGTGAGCTGCGTGAGCTGCCACGGTCGGAACGCGCAGGGGGTCGAGGGGCGCGGGCCGAGCCTCATCGGCGTCGGCGCGGCGTCGGTCGAGTTCCAGGTCAGCTCCGGTCGGATGCCGATGGCCCGGCAGGAGGCGCAGGCCGAGCGGAAGACCCCGGTCTTCACCGACGAGCAGACCCGTCAGCTCGCCCAGTACATCCAGGAACTCGGCGGTGGCCCGCAGGTCCCCGAGGGTGACCTGCGCGCGGACGCCAACGTCTCCACCGGCGGCGAGCTGTTCCGCATCAACTGCTCGCAGTGCCACGCCTTCGGCGGTGGCGGTGGCGCCCTCTCCTCCGGCAAGTACGCGCCGAGCCTCGCGCCCGCCAGCGACCGGCAGATCTACGCCGCGATGCTCAGCGGCCCGCAGAACATGCCGGTGTTCGGCGACAACCAGATCACTCCGGAGCAGAAGGCGGACATCATCGCCTACATCCAGGAGACCCTGAAGACCGACCAGGACCCGGGCGGGTTCAACCTGGGGCGGTACGGCCCCTCGACCGAGGGCCTGGCCATCTTCCTGGTCGGCATCGTCGCGCTCGTCTTCGCTGCCCTGTGGATTGCGGGCAAGTCGTGA
- a CDS encoding cytochrome c oxidase subunit 3: MTAAPAIDKSRIHSLTRPNMVSVGTIVWLSSELMFFAALFAMYFSIRAAAPEQWAEHTEALNIPYATTFTVILVMSSVTCQLGVFAAEKGDVHALRRWFTITFVMGLIFVLGQLNEYRELVHEGIKINSDGYGSMFYLTTGFHGLHVTGGLIAFVIFMIRTTMGRFTPAQATSAIVVSYYWHFVDVVWIGLYAMIYWLQ; the protein is encoded by the coding sequence GTGACTGCGGCCCCAGCCATTGATAAGAGCCGGATCCATTCCCTGACGCGCCCCAACATGGTCAGCGTCGGGACGATCGTCTGGCTCTCCAGCGAACTCATGTTCTTCGCGGCCCTGTTCGCGATGTACTTCTCCATCCGCGCGGCGGCGCCGGAGCAGTGGGCGGAGCACACCGAGGCACTCAACATCCCGTACGCGACCACCTTCACGGTGATCCTGGTGATGTCCTCGGTGACCTGCCAGCTCGGGGTGTTCGCCGCCGAGAAGGGTGACGTGCACGCGCTGCGGCGCTGGTTCACCATCACCTTCGTGATGGGCCTGATCTTCGTTCTCGGTCAGCTCAACGAGTACCGCGAGCTGGTCCACGAGGGCATCAAGATCAACTCGGACGGGTACGGGTCGATGTTCTACCTGACCACCGGGTTCCACGGCCTGCACGTGACCGGTGGTCTGATCGCCTTCGTCATCTTCATGATCCGCACCACCATGGGCCGGTTCACGCCCGCCCAGGCCACGTCGGCCATCGTCGTGTCCTACTACTGGCACTTCGTCGACGTGGTGTGGATCGGGCTCTACGCCATGATCTACTGGCTCCAGTGA
- a CDS encoding cytochrome c oxidase assembly protein, which yields MLHVDPILTTATAAGAGRPLAAEAPPPFEITRVFTEIQLDSWLAVGLVLAAGLYLYGVHRLRVRGDRWPIARTVFFLGPGLGGIASVTLSGVHAYDTALLSVHMVQHMVLSMVAPIFLALGAPVTLALRTLPKEPRRRLLAVVHSRIVRIWTFPLVAFTIFVVNPFVLYFTDLYRYTLEHVWAHELMHAHFIMTGCVFFWPLLGLDPLPGRWPYPARALLMVLSVPFHTVLGLTVMQSTTLFGGDWYPSLDLSWSDPWDDQVVAGGILWAGGEFVSITMLAVLVVQWVRQSEREARRVDRDLDRQEAQQARESAAGAPA from the coding sequence GTGCTGCACGTCGATCCGATCTTGACAACCGCCACCGCGGCCGGAGCGGGGCGACCGCTCGCCGCCGAGGCGCCGCCGCCGTTCGAGATCACCCGGGTCTTCACCGAGATCCAGTTGGACTCCTGGCTGGCCGTCGGCCTGGTGCTGGCCGCCGGACTCTACCTGTACGGGGTGCACCGGCTGCGGGTACGCGGGGACCGCTGGCCGATCGCCCGGACGGTGTTCTTCCTCGGTCCCGGGCTGGGTGGCATCGCCTCGGTCACGCTCAGCGGCGTCCACGCCTACGACACCGCCCTGCTGTCGGTGCACATGGTCCAGCACATGGTGCTCTCCATGGTCGCGCCGATCTTCCTGGCGCTCGGCGCCCCGGTCACCCTGGCGCTGCGTACCCTGCCGAAGGAGCCCCGGCGGCGGCTGCTGGCCGTCGTGCACAGCCGGATCGTGCGGATCTGGACCTTCCCGCTGGTCGCCTTCACGATCTTCGTGGTCAACCCGTTCGTGCTCTACTTCACCGACCTCTACCGGTACACCCTCGAGCACGTCTGGGCGCACGAGCTGATGCACGCCCACTTCATCATGACCGGCTGCGTGTTCTTCTGGCCGCTACTCGGCCTGGACCCGCTCCCCGGGCGCTGGCCGTACCCGGCCCGGGCGCTGCTGATGGTGCTCTCCGTGCCGTTCCACACCGTGCTCGGCCTGACCGTCATGCAGAGCACCACCCTGTTCGGCGGCGACTGGTACCCGTCGCTCGACCTGTCCTGGTCCGACCCCTGGGACGACCAGGTCGTCGCCGGGGGCATCCTCTGGGCCGGCGGGGAGTTCGTCAGCATCACCATGCTGGCCGTCCTGGTGGTGCAGTGGGTCCGGCAGTCCGAGCGGGAGGCCCGGCGGGTCGACCGCGACCTGGACCGGCAGGAGGCCCAGCAGGCCCGGGAGAGCGCCGCCGGCGCCCCCGCCTGA
- the trpD gene encoding anthranilate phosphoribosyltransferase, producing the protein MGDRTWPHLLAALLRGEELPTADTAWAMGEIMAGAATPVQIATFAVGLRAKGETPTELAGLVEAMLGSAVPVTLPEQTRATALDVVGTGGDLAHTVNISTMAALVVAGAGVRVVKHGNRAASSSCGTADLLEFLGVPLDLDPDQVARCVAEAGIGFCFAGRFHPGMRHAGPVRREIGVPTFFNFLGPLSNPARPRAGAVGCFDLRMAPVMAAVFAARGDSVLVMRGEDGLDEFSTAAPTRFWVAQSGTVRETLLDSTDLGVPRATLADLRGADAPYNADVARRLLAGERGPVRDAVLVNAAAALATQGPLDGDLGTAVRAGLDRAAESIDSGAAAKALDRWVEVARSV; encoded by the coding sequence ATGGGCGATCGGACCTGGCCGCACCTGCTCGCCGCGCTGCTGCGCGGCGAGGAACTCCCCACCGCCGACACCGCGTGGGCGATGGGCGAGATCATGGCGGGCGCGGCCACCCCGGTCCAGATCGCCACCTTCGCCGTCGGGCTGCGGGCCAAGGGCGAGACGCCCACCGAGCTGGCCGGCCTGGTCGAGGCGATGCTCGGCAGCGCGGTCCCGGTCACGCTGCCCGAGCAGACCAGGGCCACCGCGCTGGACGTGGTCGGCACCGGCGGTGACCTCGCCCACACGGTCAACATCTCGACCATGGCGGCCCTGGTGGTGGCCGGGGCGGGGGTCCGGGTGGTCAAGCACGGCAACCGGGCCGCCTCCTCCTCGTGCGGCACGGCCGACCTGCTCGAGTTCCTCGGCGTACCGCTGGATCTCGACCCGGACCAGGTGGCCCGGTGCGTGGCCGAGGCCGGCATCGGGTTCTGCTTCGCCGGGCGGTTCCACCCGGGCATGCGGCACGCCGGCCCGGTCCGCCGGGAGATCGGCGTACCCACGTTCTTCAACTTCCTCGGCCCGCTGAGCAACCCGGCCCGCCCCCGGGCCGGCGCGGTCGGCTGCTTCGACCTGCGGATGGCGCCGGTGATGGCCGCGGTCTTCGCCGCCCGGGGCGACTCGGTCCTGGTGATGCGGGGCGAGGACGGGCTGGACGAGTTCAGCACCGCCGCACCGACCCGCTTCTGGGTGGCCCAGTCCGGCACTGTCAGGGAGACGCTGCTGGACTCGACCGACCTCGGGGTACCCCGGGCCACCCTCGCCGACCTACGGGGCGCTGACGCCCCGTACAACGCCGACGTGGCCCGTCGGCTGCTGGCCGGTGAGCGCGGGCCGGTACGCGACGCGGTGCTCGTCAACGCCGCCGCCGCGCTCGCCACCCAGGGCCCGCTCGACGGCGACCTCGGTACCGCGGTCCGCGCCGGCCTGGACCGGGCCGCCGAGTCCATCGACTCCGGTGCGGCGGCCAAGGCCCTGGACCGCTGGGTCGAGGTGGCCCGCTCGGTCTGA
- a CDS encoding cytochrome c oxidase subunit 4, producing MRTEWKIFSVIAAFLLFATGLYGFWTHGDTGRVEWVGTVALLLSFLLCAMCGGFFWFVARRIDLRPEDRADGEIADGAGEIGFFSPGSYWPFGLALAAATAGMGLVLWQFWLLGLGLVAVTLAASGLLFEYYTGTRRTAEH from the coding sequence ATGCGTACCGAGTGGAAGATCTTCTCCGTCATCGCGGCGTTCCTGCTCTTCGCCACCGGCCTGTACGGCTTCTGGACGCACGGCGACACCGGTCGGGTCGAGTGGGTCGGCACGGTGGCCCTGCTGCTGTCGTTCCTGCTCTGCGCCATGTGCGGCGGCTTCTTCTGGTTCGTCGCCCGCCGGATCGACCTGCGGCCGGAGGACCGGGCCGACGGTGAGATCGCCGACGGCGCGGGCGAGATCGGCTTCTTCAGCCCGGGCAGCTACTGGCCGTTCGGTCTGGCGCTGGCCGCCGCGACCGCCGGGATGGGCCTGGTGCTCTGGCAGTTCTGGCTGCTGGGCCTCGGCCTGGTGGCGGTCACCCTGGCCGCCTCGGGGCTGCTCTTCGAGTACTACACCGGCACCCGGCGCACCGCCGAGCACTGA
- the coxB gene encoding cytochrome c oxidase subunit II — MVARSSEVRSTAVRHSASPGAGGRRGRSAGRLAGLGLGAAATLVLLTGCDVGAAFGGFGWPEGGISAESRRMYDLWIASCIAALAVGVFVWGLIFWCIVRYRKRGNELPVQTRFNMPMEFLYTIAPILVVSVLFYYTAIVQTDVERRTPNPDVVVEVVAFKWNWQFNYRDGLGKDANTVASVLGTSEVIPVLVLPTGRSIRFEETSKDVIHSFWVPELLFKRDVMPGNVRNEFEVSELVAEGAYVGRCAELCGSYHAFMNFELRVVSPQEYDQFLAAKRDGRSTQEALEAIGEEPYATTTRPFDTRRTGSNFNNASDASAGAGR; from the coding sequence GTGGTCGCAAGGAGTTCGGAGGTACGGTCGACGGCCGTACGGCACAGTGCTTCCCCAGGAGCCGGTGGGCGCCGGGGTCGGAGTGCCGGTCGGCTCGCCGGGCTCGGTCTCGGTGCAGCGGCGACGCTGGTCCTGCTGACGGGGTGTGACGTCGGTGCGGCGTTCGGCGGGTTCGGTTGGCCGGAGGGCGGCATCTCGGCCGAGTCCCGGCGGATGTACGACCTGTGGATCGCGTCCTGCATCGCGGCGCTCGCGGTCGGGGTCTTCGTCTGGGGCCTGATCTTCTGGTGCATCGTGCGGTACCGCAAGCGCGGTAACGAGCTGCCCGTGCAGACCCGGTTCAACATGCCGATGGAGTTCCTCTACACCATCGCGCCGATCCTGGTCGTCTCCGTGCTGTTCTACTACACCGCGATCGTGCAGACCGACGTCGAGCGGCGGACGCCGAACCCGGACGTGGTGGTCGAGGTCGTCGCGTTCAAGTGGAACTGGCAGTTCAACTACCGGGACGGGCTCGGCAAGGACGCCAACACCGTCGCCTCGGTGCTCGGCACCAGCGAGGTCATCCCGGTGCTGGTGCTGCCGACCGGCCGGTCGATCCGGTTCGAGGAGACCAGCAAGGACGTCATCCACTCGTTCTGGGTGCCGGAGCTGCTCTTCAAGCGGGACGTCATGCCCGGCAACGTGCGCAACGAGTTCGAGGTCTCCGAGTTGGTGGCCGAGGGCGCGTACGTCGGCCGCTGCGCCGAGCTGTGCGGCAGCTACCACGCCTTCATGAACTTCGAGCTGCGGGTCGTGTCGCCGCAGGAGTACGACCAGTTCCTCGCCGCCAAGCGGGACGGCCGGTCGACCCAGGAGGCGCTCGAGGCGATCGGTGAGGAGCCGTACGCGACGACCACCCGGCCGTTCGACACCCGGCGGACCGGGAGCAACTTCAACAACGCGTCCGACGCGTCGGCCGGCGCGGGACGCTGA
- a CDS encoding cysteine desulfurase family protein, which translates to MSAPPVYLDAATAAPLHPVARQALSAALADGWADPGRLYSQARRARQLLDAARAAAAETLGVRPDELSFTANGTTAAHAAVLGGLAGRRRAGATLVHSAIEHSAVLHAAERHVAAGGSAVSVPVDRLGRVDLAAWSDAVRAPGVAWAALIAASHEVGTVQPVAEAAAACAAAGVPLAVDAAQVVGRLPLPGGWSVLTASAHKWGGPAGVGLLVVRKGTRWESPWPADDRESGRTPGSLNLPAVVAAAASLRAAAADAAAEAARLAPLVDRIRARVAAEVPDVEVVGDPADRLPHLVTFSCLYADGEALLHALDRRGFAVSSGSSCTSSTLQPSHVLAAMGVLTHGNIRVSLHRDTTEADVERFLTELPGIVADLRAQAGVVGL; encoded by the coding sequence GTGAGCGCTCCCCCGGTCTACCTGGACGCGGCCACCGCCGCACCGCTGCACCCGGTCGCGCGGCAGGCGCTGTCGGCCGCCCTGGCGGACGGCTGGGCCGACCCCGGGCGGCTCTACAGCCAGGCCCGCCGGGCCCGCCAGCTCCTCGACGCGGCGCGCGCCGCCGCCGCCGAAACCCTCGGGGTACGCCCCGACGAGCTCTCCTTCACCGCGAACGGCACCACCGCGGCGCACGCGGCGGTGCTGGGCGGGCTGGCCGGGCGACGTCGGGCCGGGGCGACCCTGGTGCACTCGGCGATCGAACACTCGGCGGTGCTGCACGCCGCCGAGCGGCACGTCGCCGCCGGCGGGTCGGCGGTGTCCGTGCCGGTGGACCGGCTGGGACGGGTCGACCTGGCCGCCTGGTCGGACGCGGTACGCGCCCCCGGAGTGGCCTGGGCCGCCCTGATCGCCGCCAGCCACGAGGTGGGCACCGTCCAGCCGGTGGCCGAGGCCGCCGCCGCATGCGCCGCCGCCGGGGTACCGCTGGCCGTGGACGCCGCCCAGGTGGTCGGCCGGCTGCCGCTGCCCGGCGGCTGGTCGGTGCTGACCGCCAGCGCGCACAAGTGGGGTGGGCCGGCGGGCGTGGGGCTGCTGGTGGTCCGCAAGGGCACCCGCTGGGAGTCGCCGTGGCCGGCCGACGACCGCGAGTCGGGGCGTACCCCGGGGTCGTTGAACCTGCCGGCGGTGGTGGCGGCAGCGGCGAGCCTGCGCGCGGCGGCAGCCGACGCGGCGGCCGAGGCGGCCCGGCTCGCGCCGCTGGTGGACCGGATCCGGGCCCGGGTGGCCGCCGAGGTGCCGGACGTGGAGGTGGTCGGCGACCCGGCCGACCGGCTCCCCCATCTGGTCACCTTCTCCTGCCTGTACGCGGACGGCGAGGCGCTGCTGCACGCGCTGGACCGGCGCGGGTTCGCGGTGTCGTCCGGGTCCTCGTGCACGTCGTCGACGCTGCAGCCGTCACACGTGCTGGCGGCGATGGGGGTGCTGACGCACGGCAACATCCGGGTCAGCCTGCACCGGGACACCACCGAGGCGGACGTCGAGCGTTTCCTGACCGAACTGCCGGGCATCGTCGCCGACCTGCGCGCCCAGGCCGGCGTGGTGGGCCTGTGA
- a CDS encoding sulfurtransferase TusA family protein, producing the protein MLDCLGQRCPLPVIALARRLPELPVGALVRVLADDPAAAVDIPAWCRMRGQEFVGPVDGPGYDVRRTH; encoded by the coding sequence GTGCTGGACTGTCTCGGGCAGCGCTGCCCACTGCCGGTGATCGCGCTGGCCCGACGGCTGCCGGAGTTGCCGGTCGGCGCGCTGGTCCGGGTGCTCGCCGACGATCCGGCGGCGGCGGTCGACATCCCGGCCTGGTGCCGGATGCGCGGCCAGGAGTTCGTCGGCCCGGTCGACGGCCCCGGCTACGACGTCCGCCGCACCCACTGA
- a CDS encoding helix-turn-helix domain-containing protein — MGPRNDPSALRWLIGAELARYRREVPMSLSELAAATGIGKPKLGHMESGRYQQFPEDVAAVLHACGADQPAVDRLTSLLGRADAKTWWAPWANVVPDWFRTYVGLEGLADTAFVFESMVIPGLLQTEEYAQALTLGTGFVRPDHAERFVSFRQTRARRLTDDEPLTLHAVIGEAALRLRVNGDETRRAQLRHLAAMAELPHVTVQVLRPEDGPHAAGAIGKFVLLDFPHVRSIAYTEVLDGAMYVQDPDGVRTYTMVADNLRQVALSPAASHALITELAGAR, encoded by the coding sequence ATGGGTCCACGCAACGACCCGTCCGCGTTGCGGTGGCTGATCGGTGCCGAACTGGCCCGGTACCGACGCGAAGTGCCGATGTCATTGAGCGAGCTGGCCGCCGCCACCGGCATCGGCAAGCCGAAACTCGGCCACATGGAGAGCGGGCGCTACCAGCAGTTCCCCGAGGACGTGGCGGCGGTCCTGCACGCCTGCGGCGCCGACCAGCCAGCCGTCGACCGGCTCACCTCGCTGCTCGGCCGGGCCGACGCCAAGACCTGGTGGGCACCCTGGGCGAACGTCGTACCGGACTGGTTCCGCACCTATGTCGGCCTCGAAGGGCTGGCCGACACCGCGTTCGTCTTCGAGTCGATGGTGATCCCCGGCCTGTTGCAGACCGAGGAGTACGCGCAGGCGCTCACCCTGGGCACCGGTTTCGTCCGCCCGGACCACGCCGAGCGGTTCGTCTCGTTCCGGCAGACCCGGGCCCGGCGGCTCACCGACGACGAGCCGTTGACCCTGCACGCGGTGATCGGGGAAGCGGCCCTGCGGCTGCGGGTCAACGGCGACGAGACCCGTCGTGCCCAGCTCCGCCACCTCGCCGCCATGGCCGAGCTGCCGCACGTCACGGTGCAGGTGCTCCGGCCGGAGGACGGGCCGCACGCCGCAGGCGCGATCGGCAAGTTTGTGCTGCTGGACTTCCCGCACGTCCGGTCGATCGCCTACACCGAGGTGCTCGACGGCGCGATGTACGTGCAGGACCCGGACGGGGTGCGGACATATACGATGGTCGCTGACAACCTGCGCCAGGTCGCTCTCTCACCCGCCGCGTCGCACGCGTTGATCACGGAGCTGGCCGGTGCCCGATAA
- a CDS encoding DUF397 domain-containing protein: MSTPDLSRARWFTSSRSTNNGDCVECALLPDLVAVRDSKDPAGPVLTFTDAQWSAFVTAPPRPTP, from the coding sequence GTGTCCACCCCTGACCTGTCCCGCGCCCGTTGGTTCACCAGCAGCCGGAGCACCAACAACGGCGACTGCGTGGAGTGCGCGCTGCTGCCCGACCTGGTCGCCGTACGCGACAGCAAGGACCCGGCCGGCCCGGTGTTGACGTTCACCGACGCGCAGTGGTCCGCCTTCGTCACCGCCCCACCCCGCCCCACCCCCTGA
- a CDS encoding carbohydrate kinase family protein, protein MKIAVTGSIATDHLMSFPGRFSEQLIADQLDKVSLSFLVDDLVVRRGGVAANIAFGMGQLGLAPLLVGAVGVDFADYRSWLERHGVDCDSVHVSEVAHTARFVCTTDTEMCQIASFYAGAMSEARNIELAPVAQRAGGRLDLVLIGANDPEAMQRHSAECRERGYPFAADPSQQLAFMEGTEVASLIDGATYLLTNEYEKSLLQSKAGLTDAQLLDRVTIRVTTLGKDGVEIVGRDVERIHVPALSDARAVDPTGVGDGFRAGFFAGFSWGLSLERSAQVGCLSAALVLENYGAQEYTVDPTVFVKRLGESYGDEAAADVRPHLLP, encoded by the coding sequence ATGAAGATCGCCGTGACCGGCTCGATCGCGACCGACCACCTGATGAGCTTCCCCGGGCGGTTCTCCGAACAGCTCATCGCCGACCAGTTGGACAAGGTCTCGCTCTCGTTCCTCGTCGACGACCTGGTGGTCCGGCGCGGCGGCGTCGCCGCGAACATCGCCTTCGGGATGGGGCAGCTCGGGCTGGCCCCGCTGCTGGTCGGCGCGGTCGGTGTCGACTTCGCCGACTACCGCTCCTGGCTGGAGCGGCACGGGGTGGACTGCGACTCGGTGCACGTCAGCGAGGTGGCGCACACCGCCCGGTTCGTCTGCACCACGGACACCGAGATGTGCCAGATCGCCTCCTTCTACGCCGGGGCGATGAGCGAGGCCCGCAACATCGAGCTGGCCCCGGTCGCCCAGCGGGCCGGCGGCCGGCTCGACCTGGTCCTGATCGGCGCGAACGACCCGGAGGCGATGCAGCGCCACTCGGCGGAGTGCCGGGAGCGCGGCTACCCGTTCGCCGCCGACCCGTCCCAGCAGCTCGCGTTCATGGAGGGTACGGAGGTCGCCAGCCTGATCGACGGCGCGACCTACCTGCTCACCAACGAGTACGAGAAGTCGCTGTTGCAGAGCAAGGCCGGGCTGACCGACGCCCAGCTCCTGGACCGGGTGACCATCCGGGTCACCACCCTCGGCAAGGACGGCGTGGAAATCGTCGGCCGGGACGTCGAGCGGATCCACGTACCGGCGCTCTCCGACGCCCGCGCGGTGGACCCGACCGGCGTCGGGGACGGCTTCCGTGCCGGTTTCTTCGCCGGTTTCTCGTGGGGGCTCAGCCTGGAGCGGTCCGCCCAGGTCGGCTGCCTGTCCGCCGCGCTGGTCCTGGAGAACTACGGCGCCCAGGAGTACACGGTCGACCCGACCGTGTTCGTCAAGCGCCTCGGCGAGTCGTACGGCGACGAGGCCGCCGCCGACGTCCGCCCCCACCTGCTCCCCTGA
- the erpA gene encoding iron-sulfur cluster insertion protein ErpA — MTTPAQTDSTEAKAPTSVVLTDVAAQKVKALIEQEGRDDLRLRVAVQPGGCSGLRYQLFFDERSLDGDVVSDFGGVEVVVDRMSAPYLAGATIDFADRIDAQGFTIDNPNAGSSCACGDSFS, encoded by the coding sequence GTGACCACGCCAGCGCAGACCGACTCGACCGAGGCCAAGGCCCCCACGTCCGTCGTCCTCACCGACGTCGCGGCGCAGAAGGTCAAGGCCCTGATCGAGCAGGAGGGCCGCGACGACCTGCGGCTCCGGGTCGCGGTGCAGCCGGGCGGCTGCTCCGGCCTGCGGTACCAGCTCTTCTTCGACGAGCGTTCGCTCGACGGTGACGTCGTCAGCGACTTCGGTGGTGTCGAGGTCGTCGTCGACCGGATGAGCGCGCCCTACCTGGCCGGGGCGACCATCGACTTCGCCGACCGGATCGACGCCCAGGGCTTCACCATCGACAACCCGAACGCGGGTAGCTCCTGCGCCTGCGGCGACTCGTTCAGCTGA